atttcaaaattagttttgaattaaaaagttgaatgccacgtagataaataattaggtgtcacatatatatttttgttaattaattactaatattgcGCATATACAACTTCACTCAAAATCGAACACTCTAatagttaaaaaaataaaaataaatcgaaATTCAATACTCCCTAtgttctcgaatattagtccatttggaatcttgacactattcacaattgaagagaatattctaatttctttccaatacgtacttcaaaacatgtgagatcttattttattcgttTCAATGTGTAGGTTAACatgactaatatttaaaaacggagggagtacaaaataAAAAAGCTAATTTAATATAacgtgtgtatatatatatatatatatatatatatatatatatatatatatatatatatatatatatatatatatatatatatatatatatatatatatatataagagttttattttaacttaacaatttaatagaatctgtACATCGCCCCGGCTAAAATCTAATCGTCTTTGATCCCCGACATGATTTCctaatttaaaaaaaagtcaaattccAATCCAACGCGGTAGCAGATGGCGGGTGTCCGTTTGCGGAAGGAAACTACCGGAGCAGCATCAAGTCTTCTCTTTCTTTCATCTTCATCCTGCATTTTTGCACCTCCTTCCTTCTTTTTCACTCCAAATCATATCATCTCAAGAATCAATCCAATCCTTTCTCTCTATCTCCTAAATCACCCACCTAagaatttattcatctaattcAATCTTTTAATCCCAGAAATAATTCAGAAACATGTACCAAAATTCGGGTGACACTACCACCAATTCGTTCTACCCCCACCAATTCCATCAACCCCCTAACCCTAATCCAATCGTCGATCCTTACGCCAATCAATGGCCTCAATCTTCCGCTTCTGCTCCACCTCTTTCATCTTCCTACGCCCCACCTTCCGATTACCTCAGTTTCCCACCTCCTTACCCTTCGCAAACTTCCGATCATGTCCATAACTCGGCCCCAACTGCTCCTCCCCCTTTCTCgtcaaatcctaatccacaaTTCCCCCCTTCTTCTAGTTACCCTTATGATCATAATCAACCTCCGTATTACTCCTACGATCATAATCAACCTGCCCCCAATTCCAATTTGAATCCGAATCCATCGTTTTCGGGTCCTCAATACTTGTCTCCGCCTTCGTATGACGACAGTGGGGTGAAGTATGACCATCAGGGTGGCTTTGGGGAGCAGGAGCAGGGAGTATACAGCTCGCAGGGGTATAGTGATGATGGGGTTTATAGATATGAGGGTGGGAAGGTGGAGCCTTATGGTGCTCGAGGAACGGCTGGTTTTTCGGGGTCTTCTTCACAGGCTATGTTCGATGATTATGGGCGGCCAATCAATGTTTCAAATGGTAATGACAGTGGGAAGACGAGTGGGAGTTATCAGGGAGGAACCAAGGCGGGTCCGAAAATGGTGAGGGCGATTCCGAAAGAGGATGCGGAGGAGGATGCTAAAGGTGGAGTGCAAAAGTTTCGGGTTAAGGTCTTGTCCGAGGGTTATGGACAGAATGATTTGGATGTTATATGCCAGGTTTGGTTTCAGCttaattgttaattttaatGGTGTTGAAGTGTTGATTACTATTTGATGATTGTTTGTTCTATGTTTACATTTTAATAGTGTGTTATCAGTGTGAATGTTTTATTTGCTGTGAAATGAAGCATGATGATATTGTTATAGCATTTCAGTTACTATGTTAATAATTggaaataaaaacaaaaggaaTCCATATAGTTCTGTATAGCTATAAAGTAGAATAGATGTTTTTAAAATTTGGACTCTTTGGGAATCAAACCCCTCTAATATCAAGGGTGTTTCTATTATCCATTTTATTTTGGATATGTAAGCTTTGCTTTTTTTACAATTTGGTTTACATGATAAACAGGTTGGTTTGGATGGAATTCGAATGCTTGATCCAGCTACAGGTCGTACGCTGAGAATTTATCCTTTTGAGACAGTGACAAGATGGGAGGTAGGATGAAGGTTTCttattgattttcctttttatgtGATCTTTGTTATATGTTCTTTGAAGCCTCTGTCTGCTGTCCTACACAGGTCTTGGATTCCTACATCTTTGCATTTTGGGCCAAAATGCCAGTGGACATTGAACCAAAACGCATAAGGATAAAGTCAAACAGTTACACTACAAATACAATTTTGGACACAGTTACAGCAGCAAGTGTGCAGGTTAGAGACTTTTTACTATTTCATATAATAATGTTCTGCTGGTTTTCTATAGTTCACCTGTGTTCTTGTGACTCCTGGTAACTTATTCGCTTAAAATAGCTTACAAATTGCCCTGCTGAGTTGAATTCTTTGGAAATTGTGATACTTTTCTATTATTTGTGGAGCCTTTGGCGCTATGTTGTTTTTACCTGCTATGTACATGCCTTCAAAGGAGTTCCGCACTTGCCTGTTATCCGTGATGCTTACAGCGAGTCTCCTCCCTTCCTATATCTTCCTGTTCATTTTTTAGAACGATGATGGTTATACTTCTTGGACTTTAGAAGCTATGTGACAAATAGTTCTGTTTTTCGTAGCAATTCATTGAGTGATTAAGATGGGCTATGATAATTAGTAACTTTTAATCAAACCTGTTGTAGATGCCATTTTTATTTTAACACTCTTACACCTGATTGCTATTAGACTCGAAAGCCGGATGATTTCTTTCTTTCGCATGATACGGGGATCCTTTTTCGCCTCTAATGTGCGAGGGGCTTCCTTTGTAGATATTTGCAACGATGCTCGTTAATTTTTATAGGGTTGATTGTTCATTTGGTCGTCCTTGTCACAATGGTTGATTGTTCATTTGGTCGTCCTTGGCACGATGGTCAAGTGACTCAAGTGTGTACTTGCTATCCGCTAGGTGAAGGGTTCGATCAATGGGAACAACctctttttgaaaataagagtAAGGCCACGTACATTTGGCCCTTCTTAGGACCCTATCCTAAATAGCAGGAGCCTTGTGCACTCtt
This genomic stretch from Spinacia oleracea cultivar Varoflay chromosome 3, BTI_SOV_V1, whole genome shotgun sequence harbors:
- the LOC110791340 gene encoding protein FREE1, producing MYQNSGDTTTNSFYPHQFHQPPNPNPIVDPYANQWPQSSASAPPLSSSYAPPSDYLSFPPPYPSQTSDHVHNSAPTAPPPFSSNPNPQFPPSSSYPYDHNQPPYYSYDHNQPAPNSNLNPNPSFSGPQYLSPPSYDDSGVKYDHQGGFGEQEQGVYSSQGYSDDGVYRYEGGKVEPYGARGTAGFSGSSSQAMFDDYGRPINVSNGNDSGKTSGSYQGGTKAGPKMVRAIPKEDAEEDAKGGVQKFRVKVLSEGYGQNDLDVICQVGLDGIRMLDPATGRTLRIYPFETVTRWEVLDSYIFAFWAKMPVDIEPKRIRIKSNSYTTNTILDTVTAASVQLKEIGERKDSSLSKTSEQLAERKKGFDWKNLIKPANEEKDYWVPDEAVNKCTSCATNFNAFNRKHHCRNCGEIFCDKCTQGRTPLTADEQAAPVRVCDRCMAEVTQRLTNSKEAANRSGSMLSHEDLAKKLKEEMSRNSKSSAGSKSEGSQTRMRDVACPTCTVHLQVKVPASGSETIECSVCQHPFLVNSQ